A single region of the Serinus canaria isolate serCan28SL12 chromosome 1, serCan2020, whole genome shotgun sequence genome encodes:
- the KCTD12 gene encoding BTB/POZ domain-containing protein KCTD12: MALADSARGLPNGGGVSPAAGSGAPGSGAAAAATGGWSSFPEIVELNVGGQVYVTRRCTVVSVRDSLLWRMFSQQQPSELPRDSKGRFFLDRDGFLFRYILDYLRDLQLVLPEHFPERSRLQREAEYFQLPDLARRLAQTRAAAARPAVLHRDGSICAEEPPPPLLGYLEAEPLEGGGGAVASAPSPTASRSPSGGPLLTPSQSLDGAGGRRSGYITIGYRGSYTIGREAQADAKFRRVARITVCGKTALAKEVFGETLNESRDPDRPPERYTARYYLKFNFLEQAFDRLSEAGFRMAACSSTGTCAFAPEQGGPADDKIWTSYTEYVFCRD, translated from the coding sequence ATGGCCCTGGCGGACAGCGCCCGCGGGCTGCCCAACGGCGGCGGCGTGTCGCccgcggcggggagcggggcgcCGGGCAGCGGGGCGGCCGCAGCGGCGACGGGCGGCTGGTCTTCCTTCCCGGAGATCGTGGAGCTGAACGTGGGCGGGCAGGTGTACGTGACGCGGCGCTGCACCGTGGTCTCGGTGCGCGACTCGCTGCTCTGGCGCATGTTCTCGCAGCAGCAGCCCAGCGAGCTGCCCCGGGACAGCAAGGGTCGCTTCTTCCTCGACCGCGACGGCTTCCTCTTCCGCTACATCCTGGACTACCTGCGGgacctgcagctggtgctgcccgAGCACTTCCCCGAGCGCAGCCGCCTCCAGCGGGAGGCTGAGTACTTCCAGCTGCCCGACCTGGCTCGGCGCCTGGCGCAGACTCGggcggccgccgcccgccccgccgtCCTGCACCGCGACGGCTCCATCTGCGCcgaggagccgccgccgccgctgctcgGCTACCTGGAGGCCGAACCGCTGGAaggaggcggcggggccgtggCGTCCGCCCCGTCGCCCACCGCCAGTCGCAGCCCGTCGGGCGGGCCGCTGCTCACGCCCTCGCAGTCCCTGgacggggcgggcgggcggcgctcGGGCTACATCACCATCGGCTACCGGGGCTCCTACACCATCGGGCGGGAGGCGCAGGCTGATGCCAAATTCCGGCGGGTGGCTCGAATCACCGTCTGCGGCAAGACGGCCCTGGCCAAAGAGGTCTTCGGGGAGACCTTGAACGAGAGCCGCGACCCCGACCGCCCTCCCGAGCGCTACACTGCCCGCTACTACCTCAAGTTCAACTTCCTCGAGCAAGCCTTCGACCGACTCTCCGAGGCCGGCTTTCGCATGGCCGCCTGCTCCTCCACGGGCACCTGCGCCTTCGCTCCCGAGCAGGGCGGCCCCGCCGATGACAAGATCTGGACCAGCTACACCGAGTATGTTTTCTGCCGGGACTGA